In Kitasatospora sp. NBC_00240, a single window of DNA contains:
- a CDS encoding DnaB-like helicase C-terminal domain-containing protein, whose protein sequence is MSAYQLVNPARGHLATPAGRKLRGALGAAARGRITGSHWHVLLTAPRTAFGGPGSARAEQAYACLQRVVTGYPQLRPAPATVAAAELTDGAAAAVPAHGPAASTGPQPDASSPAVPAAAPVPGLPDAVPASAASPVVPGRAVPASAGPAGAAAASPAGPAAVPASAGPAGAVPLAVPGRAVPGTADLPVQPAASPAAPALPGRGAAATAALQPAASPAGVSVPTAPAPAAAPVSVPSAAAVPAAAVAAGTAPAAPATAVPVSLVEDLRTTVELGAVLCVTAPAASAGLGVSSAAAVVAAALEQMPVLLSALWVRPHPETDERSLRRALYTGLGLDQEQPQPRAVNRTLELIAAELDGSGRLLVVPDAHRLSPAALQTLYGLWAPGGPERFALVLVGEPALHTVLDRPELASLKSCVFIRHRLAPAPAAAGVPAPAAEETAAAAPAAAAVPTSRPAASVPGSVPAAAAGEGAPPAAEGTLPAAAVPAASAGPQRHAVLPPVSGRVTAADPAAVAAPRACADPAEPAADVPAAGGTPPAQAGGPAAVPAPTPLQPAAGPGDDVVPHLPAPAQAPVPAVTPPARPAAALEPADPPPFPAGTGAAAGADPVPAHAAPGARTGADTALPTATPAPMPGSLSPLFPVPAGAPSAPAGMEISLLGVLAGPGGLSGEAAGVLAETLSVAPTLASPAPEASAGPQPDPGTPAPLPPAPLPPAPAAAGPEDDSAAARPAQDPHRAPAPAAAPTPAPGESTGGGLTAVAQALSDTARQRGIMTLTGPASTTLLDALAAVASGPDTAALELPGLDTVGPLTVWIHPEAPTDRAALLRTLYTRLDLDRHGPQPRAVADTTALITAELQRTHRPVIVTRAHLLRTDALEHLYSVWKHTRFTLVLAGDQHLDPLLGRPRLEGLNSHVFLRHRLPAAATGHAAAVPGPAAGIAAAADPAALASPPPPAAAPPAAAVPDAFAPPSEPAPNPQDAPVPTTPAGSPLQPTGTAVPAPAAGTGAVVLLPAAAPGSEAAPMPTAPVRAVAPDPADPGPGTRRVPTRDIGTTALPAPAPPAADGSADRALLPTAAPAPAAFDSPTGDPVPAPATPNPQDITVPTPPRTADTAPAPTLSPGPATLHEARSALPQLIRATSEGISTLLTRGTHHALLTTPTTANALGWDLTTADLHGTADARKKLGDLIQHAATGHPQVLRRHTTPVAVLLPATPDGTPLPPAEAPKSPSGSGEDAPPAALATAGPAAAPAVPVAQPAPGRADPGAVLPPAGPTSPGPTPAAQPAPGQADPAVVLPPAGPTPTTTTSSAPVPGTAPDSRPTPASPSTTTPTTLPRNVVDAPSDTLSAAPAAPTGQPAPTSAAPAGQPAVAPGTTVPSTAPDTIAPAAVPAGTPVPEPAADTATPAAPVTTAAPSVPTAPTVPGVPGVVPPGTSAAAPATDTAVPAAEVVPPTPPVPAAAVSRTPRRLAPLAQALDAVLTPTALASSTTAEDDPTTPTGPRGLPTGIPTLDDILGGLQPGRFYLAAAAPGTGASLLATTAARTTALDHHQPVLYAASGLTRADIAARIVAAHLPVDYRRLRTGRLNPTEQADATTLQTELAAAPLYIDDGTDLTPTAIAETITDLPGLALVVVDRLQAADDPRLPLSGPRLTDAAQALAHLARTHHVPVLAILDTDHPDLITTLGLDTTLTLHPHHPTHRHHTDPTTQVLLTITERDLGPQATLTLTADLTHARLTDYTPFDPHADIPHLTPDELDAITPFPTTPAPEATTTPAPEVPTHPTPQAPHPTTTAPEAPTHTTDPAPATPWPPVTTPGHPTPTPTAPPTPTAAPQPGSEPTPANQAAPNTPATLTPDQPPTHPLRPTQAPAARTAASKPARSGSGDYAGRDYGYYLDMISSVVEQTLQEHGGDTDAAITDLEKKAIPNGMALFEATRVGGNYEHTVYPERLEFLSKKSRDGADDIWEGRHKWENGPLMDQLKAGTHPDVDVEVLDTNAAFCSALKTWLPIGALQHQPDGGFDPRRAGIYLLPKRPTWEHPHLPDPIGNRREPGPVLLDDATIRLLIRCHKLGLAEAPHITQAWTSGATENLVEKFRRVLTIGRENAILEGDDVTEKYIKAIYAKFVSTIGESTFNRDLRRPDWMHIIRSQAFANLWYKAHRAHEHGLTIVRLRGTDELHITGDTAWRTVFNEGRLTTQLKLKTQYTLNAKAA, encoded by the coding sequence ATGTCCGCGTACCAGCTGGTGAACCCGGCGCGCGGTCACCTGGCCACCCCGGCGGGCCGCAAGCTGAGGGGCGCGCTGGGGGCGGCGGCCCGGGGCAGGATCACCGGCTCGCACTGGCACGTGCTGCTCACCGCTCCCCGTACCGCGTTCGGCGGCCCGGGCAGTGCCCGCGCAGAACAGGCGTACGCGTGCCTGCAGCGAGTGGTGACCGGCTACCCGCAGCTGCGGCCCGCGCCGGCCACCGTCGCCGCGGCGGAGCTCACCGACGGGGCGGCCGCCGCCGTGCCCGCCCACGGCCCGGCCGCCTCGACCGGGCCGCAGCCGGATGCCTCCTCGCCCGCTGTGCCCGCCGCTGCTCCCGTGCCCGGTCTCCCTGACGCCGTGCCCGCCTCCGCCGCCTCGCCCGTCGTTCCCGGCCGGGCCGTGCCCGCCTCCGCCGGCCCGGCCGGGGCTGCCGCCGCCTCGCCCGCCGGCCCGGCAGCTGTGCCCGCCTCCGCCGGCCCGGCCGGGGCCGTGCCGCTCGCTGTTCCCGGCCGGGCCGTGCCCGGCACCGCCGACCTCCCGGTGCAGCCAGCCGCCAGCCCGGCGGCGCCCGCCCTCCCCGGCCGGGGTGCGGCCGCCACCGCCGCACTGCAACCCGCCGCCAGCCCGGCGGGGGTGAGCGTACCGACCGCCCCGGCTCCGGCCGCCGCGCCCGTGTCCGTCCCTTCGGCCGCTGCTGTCCCGGCTGCTGCCGTGGCTGCCGGCACCGCCCCGGCTGCTCCCGCTACGGCTGTTCCGGTCTCTCTCGTGGAAGACCTGCGTACGACCGTTGAGCTCGGAGCGGTCCTGTGCGTCACCGCCCCCGCGGCGTCCGCCGGCCTGGGGGTGTCCTCCGCTGCGGCGGTCGTCGCCGCAGCACTCGAGCAGATGCCCGTCCTCCTGTCCGCGCTCTGGGTCCGGCCGCACCCCGAAACCGACGAACGGTCCCTGCGCCGCGCCCTGTACACCGGGCTCGGTCTCGACCAGGAGCAGCCGCAACCCCGCGCGGTGAACCGCACCCTGGAGCTGATCGCCGCCGAACTCGACGGCTCCGGCCGGCTTCTGGTGGTGCCCGACGCCCACCGCCTGTCCCCTGCCGCGCTTCAGACGCTCTACGGACTGTGGGCACCCGGCGGCCCGGAGCGCTTCGCCCTGGTCCTGGTCGGCGAGCCCGCTCTCCACACCGTCCTTGACCGCCCCGAGCTGGCGAGCCTCAAGTCCTGCGTGTTCATCCGGCACCGCCTGGCGCCCGCCCCGGCCGCTGCCGGCGTCCCGGCGCCGGCAGCGGAGGAGACTGCGGCCGCCGCTCCGGCTGCTGCTGCCGTCCCCACTTCCCGCCCGGCCGCTTCGGTGCCGGGTTCTGTACCGGCCGCCGCCGCTGGAGAAGGGGCTCCGCCCGCAGCCGAGGGCACACTCCCGGCCGCCGCCGTCCCGGCTGCCTCGGCCGGCCCGCAGCGGCACGCCGTCCTGCCCCCTGTGTCCGGCCGGGTCACGGCCGCCGACCCGGCCGCCGTGGCCGCACCCAGGGCCTGCGCCGACCCGGCGGAGCCAGCCGCTGACGTGCCCGCCGCAGGGGGCACCCCGCCCGCCCAGGCGGGCGGCCCCGCCGCGGTACCGGCCCCGACCCCGCTCCAGCCCGCTGCGGGTCCCGGCGACGACGTCGTTCCGCACCTGCCCGCACCTGCCCAGGCTCCCGTGCCCGCGGTCACACCGCCTGCCCGGCCCGCCGCCGCGCTGGAGCCCGCAGACCCGCCGCCGTTCCCGGCCGGGACGGGAGCGGCGGCTGGCGCCGACCCGGTACCTGCCCACGCTGCGCCCGGCGCGCGGACGGGCGCGGACACCGCGCTGCCGACTGCCACCCCAGCCCCGATGCCCGGCTCGCTGTCCCCGCTGTTCCCGGTGCCGGCCGGGGCGCCGTCCGCCCCGGCAGGGATGGAAATCAGCCTGCTGGGTGTGCTGGCCGGCCCGGGGGGCCTGTCCGGAGAGGCCGCGGGTGTGCTGGCCGAGACGCTGTCCGTCGCCCCCACGCTCGCCAGCCCGGCACCCGAGGCCTCCGCCGGGCCGCAGCCGGACCCCGGCACGCCCGCCCCGCTCCCGCCCGCCCCGCTCCCGCCCGCCCCCGCCGCCGCCGGCCCGGAGGACGACTCCGCAGCGGCGCGTCCGGCCCAGGACCCGCACCGGGCCCCGGCCCCTGCCGCCGCTCCGACCCCGGCCCCGGGTGAAAGCACGGGTGGGGGTCTGACGGCAGTAGCCCAGGCGTTGAGCGACACCGCCCGCCAGCGCGGCATCATGACACTGACCGGCCCCGCATCCACCACACTCCTGGACGCCCTGGCAGCCGTGGCGAGCGGCCCGGACACAGCCGCCCTGGAACTGCCGGGCCTGGACACGGTAGGCCCGCTCACCGTGTGGATCCACCCCGAGGCACCCACCGACCGCGCCGCACTCCTACGCACCCTCTACACCCGCCTGGACCTGGACAGGCACGGCCCTCAGCCCCGCGCCGTGGCCGACACCACCGCCCTGATCACAGCCGAACTCCAACGCACCCACCGCCCGGTGATCGTCACACGCGCCCACCTGCTGCGCACCGACGCGCTGGAACACCTGTACAGCGTGTGGAAGCACACCCGCTTCACCCTGGTCCTGGCGGGCGACCAGCACCTGGACCCGCTGCTCGGACGTCCCCGGCTGGAGGGCCTGAACTCCCACGTCTTCCTCCGGCACCGCCTGCCGGCCGCCGCCACAGGGCACGCTGCTGCTGTCCCGGGCCCCGCCGCCGGCATCGCGGCCGCCGCCGACCCCGCAGCCCTGGCCTCACCGCCACCGCCCGCCGCTGCTCCGCCCGCCGCCGCCGTGCCGGACGCCTTCGCCCCGCCGTCCGAGCCCGCCCCGAACCCCCAGGACGCCCCCGTGCCCACCACCCCGGCCGGCTCGCCCCTGCAGCCGACCGGCACCGCCGTCCCGGCCCCAGCAGCCGGGACCGGGGCCGTCGTGCTCCTGCCGGCCGCTGCGCCCGGCTCCGAGGCCGCCCCGATGCCCACCGCGCCCGTCCGGGCCGTCGCCCCGGATCCGGCCGACCCGGGGCCGGGAACCCGCCGCGTCCCGACGAGGGACATCGGCACCACCGCCCTCCCGGCGCCCGCCCCGCCCGCCGCCGACGGCTCCGCTGACAGGGCGCTCCTCCCGACCGCCGCACCCGCCCCGGCAGCCTTCGACTCCCCGACCGGCGACCCCGTACCGGCACCCGCCACCCCGAACCCCCAGGACATCACCGTGCCCACGCCCCCCCGCACCGCCGACACGGCCCCCGCCCCGACCCTGAGCCCGGGCCCAGCCACGCTCCACGAGGCCCGCAGCGCCCTCCCACAGCTGATCCGCGCCACCAGCGAAGGCATCTCCACCCTGCTGACCCGCGGCACCCACCACGCCCTGCTCACCACCCCCACCACCGCCAACGCACTCGGCTGGGACCTGACCACCGCCGACCTCCACGGCACCGCCGACGCCCGCAAGAAGCTCGGCGACCTCATCCAGCACGCCGCCACCGGCCACCCCCAGGTCCTGCGCCGCCACACCACCCCCGTCGCCGTGCTGCTCCCCGCCACCCCCGACGGCACCCCACTCCCGCCCGCCGAAGCACCAAAATCCCCGTCCGGCAGCGGAGAAGACGCGCCACCCGCCGCCCTGGCCACGGCCGGCCCGGCCGCCGCCCCCGCAGTCCCGGTCGCGCAGCCAGCCCCCGGCCGGGCCGACCCGGGCGCCGTACTGCCGCCCGCCGGCCCGACTTCGCCCGGGCCGACCCCCGCCGCGCAGCCAGCCCCCGGCCAGGCCGACCCGGCCGTCGTACTGCCGCCGGCCGGCCCAACCCCGACCACCACCACCTCGAGCGCGCCCGTGCCCGGCACTGCCCCGGACAGCCGGCCCACCCCCGCCAGCCCCTCCACGACGACACCAACAACCCTGCCCAGAAACGTAGTTGACGCGCCAAGCGACACCCTGTCCGCCGCCCCGGCCGCACCCACCGGACAGCCGGCCCCCACCTCCGCCGCCCCGGCCGGCCAGCCCGCCGTCGCCCCCGGCACAACCGTCCCGAGCACCGCCCCGGACACCATCGCGCCTGCCGCCGTCCCAGCCGGTACACCCGTGCCCGAACCGGCCGCCGACACCGCCACCCCGGCCGCTCCGGTGACCACCGCTGCGCCGTCTGTCCCGACCGCCCCGACGGTGCCCGGTGTGCCCGGTGTTGTACCGCCCGGCACTTCCGCCGCCGCGCCCGCCACCGACACCGCCGTCCCGGCCGCCGAGGTTGTACCGCCCACCCCGCCCGTCCCGGCGGCTGCTGTGTCGCGGACCCCGCGCCGTCTCGCCCCGCTCGCCCAGGCCCTGGACGCCGTCCTGACCCCCACCGCCCTGGCCTCCAGCACCACCGCCGAGGACGACCCCACCACCCCCACCGGCCCGCGCGGCCTGCCCACCGGCATCCCCACCCTCGACGACATCCTCGGCGGCCTCCAACCCGGCCGCTTCTACCTCGCCGCCGCCGCCCCCGGAACCGGCGCCAGCCTCCTCGCCACCACCGCCGCCCGCACCACCGCCCTCGACCACCACCAGCCCGTCCTCTACGCCGCCTCCGGCCTCACCCGCGCCGACATCGCCGCCCGCATCGTCGCCGCCCACCTGCCCGTCGACTACCGCCGCCTGCGCACCGGCCGCCTCAACCCCACCGAACAGGCCGACGCCACCACCCTCCAGACCGAACTCGCCGCCGCCCCCCTCTACATCGACGACGGCACCGACCTCACCCCCACCGCCATCGCCGAAACCATCACCGACCTACCCGGCCTCGCCCTGGTCGTCGTCGACCGCCTCCAAGCAGCCGACGACCCCCGCCTCCCCCTGTCCGGCCCCCGCCTCACCGACGCCGCCCAGGCCCTCGCCCACCTCGCCCGCACCCACCACGTCCCGGTCCTGGCCATCCTCGACACCGACCACCCCGACCTCATCACCACCCTCGGCCTCGACACCACCCTCACCCTCCACCCCCACCACCCCACCCACCGCCACCACACCGACCCCACCACCCAAGTCCTCCTCACCATCACCGAACGCGACCTCGGCCCCCAAGCCACCCTCACCCTCACCGCCGACCTCACCCACGCCCGCCTCACCGACTACACCCCCTTCGACCCCCACGCCGACATCCCCCACCTCACCCCCGACGAACTCGACGCCATCACCCCCTTCCCCACCACCCCAGCACCGGAGGCCACCACCACCCCAGCACCGGAGGTGCCCACCCACCCCACGCCGCAGGCGCCCCACCCCACCACCACAGCGCCGGAGGCGCCCACCCACACCACCGACCCCGCCCCGGCCACCCCCTGGCCACCCGTCACCACCCCCGGACACCCCACCCCGACCCCCACCGCACCCCCGACTCCCACCGCTGCGCCCCAGCCCGGCTCCGAGCCCACCCCCGCCAACCAGGCAGCCCCGAACACCCCGGCCACCCTGACGCCCGACCAGCCCCCCACCCACCCGCTGCGCCCGACCCAGGCACCCGCAGCCCGTACAGCCGCCTCCAAGCCCGCCCGCAGCGGGAGCGGGGACTACGCGGGCCGGGACTACGGCTACTACCTCGACATGATCAGCTCGGTCGTCGAACAGACCCTCCAGGAGCACGGCGGCGACACCGACGCCGCGATCACAGACCTGGAGAAGAAAGCAATTCCAAACGGAATGGCCCTCTTCGAGGCAACCCGAGTAGGCGGAAACTACGAGCACACCGTCTACCCGGAACGCCTCGAATTCCTCAGCAAGAAATCCCGCGACGGGGCCGACGACATCTGGGAGGGCCGCCACAAGTGGGAGAACGGCCCGCTCATGGACCAGCTCAAGGCCGGCACCCACCCGGACGTCGACGTCGAGGTCCTG
- a CDS encoding DUF2637 domain-containing protein, which yields MTLDLAPRPGPILELLTSWQFVLGAVVMTLGPTLVLRRHRALLAARHPQHRAAEADQRGRRIEDRLTLVIAAAAAALSANGLRRVGRHQMGLNDPFDLLPFIALDVAAMVCGRRARRRAREGAGPGLSGILFWVLAGISAVFSAAEADSLLGAAVRAVWPVLAAVLWEIGSLEERRAARANRGRTDRRLALVRLFHPVEALRVAMLLAARQDLPEDEATTEVRISRAAYRWYRLRRAQEMVKKAGRLTRWAYRMREAYADSRAQAASERAGCADPDVLERVVGRLQLRVRQSEWAGMNLRNAASFEAVLATLIGTGNAVPGHTDPGHTDTASTHTSQVTTGMGTAGHDGQEAPGTDDATGHGPKQVLSDEEVMKRFLARVPRKPDGTFAWGYNKAAAKLGIGTGRSRKFLDSQAEWLPQALQLYDGPMPNEADQIDTEADNLDEHFAQALAVANTSARPTPPTVERRLLPVTPAELLELAVPKSFSLHQDTGLLVPTVNGAGRS from the coding sequence ATGACCCTGGACCTCGCGCCCCGCCCGGGCCCGATCCTCGAGCTGCTGACGTCCTGGCAGTTCGTCCTCGGTGCCGTCGTCATGACCCTCGGGCCCACCCTTGTCCTGCGCCGCCACCGGGCACTCCTCGCAGCACGACATCCCCAGCATCGCGCCGCAGAAGCCGATCAGCGGGGCCGGCGCATCGAGGACCGCCTCACCCTGGTGATCGCCGCGGCCGCAGCCGCGCTGTCCGCCAACGGACTGCGCCGGGTCGGACGCCACCAGATGGGGCTGAACGACCCGTTCGACCTCCTGCCCTTCATCGCGCTCGACGTTGCCGCGATGGTGTGCGGCCGCCGCGCCCGACGTCGCGCCCGTGAGGGTGCCGGGCCCGGACTCTCCGGAATCCTCTTCTGGGTCCTGGCCGGCATCAGCGCCGTCTTCTCCGCCGCCGAAGCCGACTCACTACTCGGTGCCGCAGTCCGCGCGGTATGGCCAGTCCTCGCCGCGGTGCTCTGGGAGATCGGCTCCCTGGAAGAGCGCCGTGCAGCCCGGGCCAACCGCGGCCGCACCGACCGCCGCCTGGCGCTCGTCCGCCTGTTCCACCCGGTCGAGGCACTGCGCGTGGCCATGCTGCTCGCTGCTCGGCAGGACCTGCCCGAGGACGAGGCAACCACGGAGGTACGCATCTCCCGTGCCGCCTACCGCTGGTACCGGCTGCGCCGGGCGCAGGAGATGGTCAAGAAAGCCGGCCGCCTGACCCGCTGGGCATACCGAATGCGCGAAGCCTATGCCGACAGCCGTGCCCAAGCAGCCAGCGAGCGTGCCGGATGCGCCGACCCGGACGTGCTGGAACGGGTGGTCGGGCGCCTCCAGCTGCGAGTGCGTCAGTCGGAATGGGCCGGTATGAATCTGCGTAACGCCGCCTCCTTCGAGGCGGTGCTGGCCACCCTGATCGGCACGGGCAACGCAGTGCCGGGCCATACCGACCCGGGCCATACCGATACCGCCAGCACCCATACCTCCCAGGTCACAACCGGTATGGGCACGGCTGGGCACGACGGCCAAGAGGCTCCCGGCACGGACGACGCCACCGGCCACGGCCCCAAGCAGGTGTTGAGCGACGAGGAAGTCATGAAGCGGTTCCTAGCCCGGGTCCCTCGCAAACCCGACGGCACGTTCGCATGGGGCTACAACAAGGCAGCCGCCAAGCTCGGCATCGGAACGGGTCGGTCCCGCAAGTTCCTCGACTCCCAGGCGGAATGGCTCCCACAGGCGCTGCAGCTCTACGACGGGCCCATGCCGAACGAGGCCGACCAGATCGACACAGAGGCCGACAACCTCGACGAGCACTTCGCCCAGGCGCTGGCTGTGGCGAACACGTCGGCCCGGCCGACGCCGCCCACCGTCGAGCGCCGGCTGCTCCCCGTGACACCGGCCGAACTGCTCGAACTCGCGGTGCCGAAGTCGTTCTCCCTGCACCAGGACACCGGCCTGCTCGTGCCGACAGTCAACGGCGCCGGCCGCTCCTGA
- a CDS encoding WhiB family transcriptional regulator encodes MTARAHSTATTGRAHRPLDETTATQIADYVAKDPVDDLIAAGYLAGHDGNLVARQLRRPQLLQALEHSVCNAVEPDLNDFYREDLEPAVDWHGRRTQTVRDHCAVCPVRAACTELALRDRDRHGIRGGLPEEKLAIRLKTDADRLEAARDADTRAARTQAERVKAAVDVQRIAIMHLGSAPAATRAANNAAVRAAVQRRHELLTQHRLETGWAAAA; translated from the coding sequence ATGACAGCACGAGCCCACAGCACTGCCACCACCGGCCGTGCGCACCGACCCCTCGACGAGACGACCGCGACGCAGATCGCCGACTACGTCGCGAAGGATCCCGTCGACGACCTCATCGCCGCCGGCTACCTCGCCGGCCACGACGGCAACCTGGTCGCACGCCAGCTGCGACGGCCCCAACTCCTCCAGGCCCTCGAGCACTCTGTGTGCAATGCCGTAGAGCCCGACCTCAACGACTTCTACCGCGAGGACCTGGAGCCGGCCGTCGACTGGCACGGCCGACGCACCCAGACCGTCCGCGACCACTGCGCCGTCTGCCCGGTGCGCGCGGCCTGCACCGAGCTTGCCCTCCGTGACCGGGACCGGCATGGCATCCGTGGCGGACTGCCGGAGGAGAAGCTCGCGATCCGGCTCAAGACCGACGCCGACCGACTGGAAGCTGCTCGCGACGCCGACACCCGAGCAGCACGCACCCAGGCCGAGCGTGTTAAGGCAGCCGTCGACGTTCAGCGCATCGCCATCATGCACCTCGGATCCGCGCCTGCCGCCACGAGGGCGGCGAACAACGCCGCTGTCCGGGCCGCAGTCCAGCGCCGGCACGAACTCCTCACCCAGCACCGGCTCGAGACCGGATGGGCGGCTGCAGCATGA
- a CDS encoding GntR family transcriptional regulator has translation MSIPPSRHVADELRREITAGVHQPGQYLPSSRALADRFKVARDTVAAGVAILVAEGLVAAIPKKGYQVLAAPTAIEIQWTPDGRIAPAGEPMLGAGDGLRVEVRRASDRIASLLQGTPQMSVVLRSELHSRAGSPWALREVHFPQAVADLARRLALPDPADETRILAEAGLGETGYRTRWSARPASKEEAALLKSGAAPVHTIERVGYHGATPVRCELILIRADRVYLSQSGGDVPFEATSPHG, from the coding sequence ATGTCGATCCCCCCGTCCCGGCACGTCGCCGACGAACTTCGCCGAGAGATCACGGCGGGGGTGCATCAGCCGGGCCAATACCTGCCGTCCAGCCGGGCACTCGCAGACCGGTTCAAGGTTGCGAGAGACACCGTGGCCGCCGGCGTCGCCATCCTGGTCGCCGAAGGCCTGGTTGCCGCGATCCCAAAGAAGGGCTACCAGGTCCTGGCCGCACCGACGGCCATCGAGATTCAGTGGACTCCCGACGGGCGGATTGCGCCGGCTGGCGAGCCAATGCTCGGCGCGGGCGACGGACTTCGAGTCGAGGTCCGCAGGGCTTCCGACCGCATCGCCTCACTCCTGCAGGGCACGCCGCAGATGAGCGTGGTGCTGCGCAGCGAACTGCACTCCCGCGCCGGCTCCCCCTGGGCACTGCGCGAAGTCCACTTTCCCCAGGCGGTCGCCGACCTGGCCCGACGCCTCGCCCTCCCTGATCCTGCGGACGAGACACGCATCCTGGCCGAGGCCGGCCTGGGCGAGACCGGCTACCGCACCAGGTGGTCGGCCCGCCCGGCCAGCAAGGAAGAGGCAGCCCTCCTCAAATCGGGCGCCGCGCCCGTGCACACCATCGAGCGGGTCGGCTACCACGGCGCCACCCCCGTCCGCTGCGAACTGATACTGATCCGAGCCGACAGGGTCTATCTGTCCCAGTCCGGCGGAGATGTCCCATTTGAAGCAACTTCTCCCCATGGGTAG
- a CDS encoding helix-turn-helix domain-containing protein, whose translation MEASRPRIPSPRGASAQPHKAAARTSDEQSLWIGEAEQWISTTPCRLARDPLSWLQAVHWVLDTSAYTPRRTHGPQFCETTLRIAEHLAELSPCRPGVDFLMRLTGLSERTVQYHLEMLRESGLLVYRSKGTRVRGARLASEFSHSIPPEFDADLGIRTIGSGPDRRATGIAESGRSWIAKLAKKAARKARRRRAKAPKRTSSAGLRCTPMGGGTSMSSAAGLTGFPSESKLGTGTDASTTPSEQVKPRHRALNTVGRRYRLAREVVQQLPWLGRAPVPRVAWLLRHVSDAGWTASEIIAVVEQDAVSRFVHRPTGFLAHRLKGAHLLYDSPRKRTAIVDWWRDSRQAEHARHDEWSTVWAAPRRSAVVHLVSNALRSLHRPAPAGDALPDLDGIDDLADEEITQLRTAAWREYLAGESTLIGTAVDTMGQPEAERLYGTELVRRTLRLVTHFGRRRAVIGR comes from the coding sequence GTGGAGGCTTCGCGCCCGAGGATCCCCTCTCCGCGCGGCGCTTCTGCGCAGCCGCACAAGGCCGCAGCCCGGACCTCCGACGAGCAGAGCCTGTGGATCGGAGAGGCCGAACAGTGGATCTCCACCACCCCCTGCCGCCTTGCCCGCGACCCGCTCTCCTGGCTGCAGGCGGTCCACTGGGTGCTCGACACGAGCGCCTACACGCCGCGCCGCACCCACGGACCCCAGTTCTGCGAGACGACCCTTCGCATCGCCGAGCACCTCGCCGAGCTCTCACCCTGCCGGCCGGGGGTCGACTTCCTGATGCGCCTCACCGGACTGTCCGAGCGGACCGTCCAGTACCACTTGGAGATGCTGCGCGAGTCCGGACTCCTCGTCTACCGATCCAAGGGGACGCGGGTTCGCGGCGCCCGGCTCGCCTCCGAGTTCAGCCACAGCATCCCGCCTGAATTCGACGCCGACCTCGGCATCAGGACGATCGGTTCGGGGCCAGACCGCCGCGCCACCGGGATCGCCGAGTCCGGGCGCAGCTGGATCGCGAAGCTCGCGAAGAAGGCGGCCAGGAAGGCCCGCCGACGCCGCGCGAAGGCGCCGAAGCGCACCTCTTCCGCGGGCCTGCGTTGCACCCCAATGGGGGGTGGTACCTCTATGTCTTCTGCTGCGGGACTTACTGGGTTTCCCTCTGAGAGCAAGCTCGGGACCGGGACAGACGCATCCACAACCCCCTCGGAACAGGTGAAGCCCAGGCATCGGGCGCTGAACACAGTCGGCCGCCGCTACCGGCTGGCTCGCGAGGTCGTCCAGCAGTTGCCCTGGCTCGGGCGGGCACCAGTACCGCGCGTCGCCTGGCTGCTGCGGCACGTCTCGGACGCGGGCTGGACCGCGAGCGAGATCATCGCCGTGGTTGAGCAGGACGCCGTATCCCGCTTCGTTCACCGGCCGACCGGCTTCCTCGCTCACCGGCTCAAGGGCGCCCACCTGCTCTACGACTCACCCCGGAAGCGGACCGCCATCGTCGACTGGTGGCGGGACTCCCGCCAGGCCGAGCATGCCCGGCACGACGAGTGGAGCACCGTCTGGGCCGCGCCGCGCCGCAGCGCAGTCGTCCACCTGGTCAGCAACGCCCTGCGGTCTCTGCACCGGCCTGCCCCTGCCGGCGACGCCCTGCCGGATCTCGACGGCATCGACGACCTCGCCGACGAGGAGATCACGCAGCTGCGCACCGCTGCCTGGCGCGAGTACCTCGCGGGAGAGAGCACGCTGATCGGCACCGCCGTCGACACCATGGGGCAACCCGAGGCAGAGCGCCTGTACGGAACGGAGTTGGTCCGGCGGACGCTGCGGCTCGTGACCCACTTCGGCCGCCGACGCGCGGTGATCGGCCGGTGA